In Mus musculus strain C57BL/6J chromosome 14, GRCm38.p6 C57BL/6J, the following are encoded in one genomic region:
- the Gm10406 gene encoding alpha7-takusan, whose protein sequence is MFSWLLRLFQKENGDEGETRPTEKEEGILSHEKGRRKSFWRRHRSARNTSTQNSKMTKKRSKINELEELKLDMRKISNDMEEMCGILNLYMYEDLNYRMNTEFNIIKSQHEKTMLDMNKMIQSIIGSMQYSKELIEDNYSYSIKEDHLLRECTQLNENVRILLNENRRLLVEQAGYKCPVGKKRGSLRRPARTSVSQVPRNSSVK, encoded by the exons atgttttcctggctgctcaggctatttcagaaagagaatggcgatgaaggagagaccagaccaacagagaaggaagagggaatcctttctcatgaaaaaggaagaaggaaatcattctggagaaggcaca ggtctgctagaaatacttcaacccaaaattccaaaatgactaagaagagatcaaaaataaatgaactagaagaactgaaattggatatgaggaagatcagcaatgacatggaggaaatgtgtggaatcctgaacctttacatgtatgaggatttgaactacag gatgaacactgaattcaacatcattaaatcacaacatgagaagacaatgttggatatgaataaaatgatccagtccataattggttccatgcagtactccaaggaactgatagaagataactattcctacag cattaaggaggaccacctcctccgtgagtgcactcaactcAACGAAAACgtaaggatattactgaatgagaacagaaggctgctggtggagcaggctggctataagtgtcctgtggggaagaaaagaggttctctgaggaggccagcaagaacatctgtgtcccaagtgccaaggaacagcag
- the Gm10406 gene encoding alpha7-takusan isoform X8, with translation MEQEQWLIAELFKTWRAAGVPPSSPTLLFRRWVGKVESLISQPMTSGKNELQDHLIFISEKALHKRLFQKENGDEGETRPTEKEEGILSHEKGRRKSFWRRHRSARNTSTQNSKMTKKRSKINELEELKLDMRKISNDMEEMCGILNLYMYEDLNYRMNTEFNIIKSQHEKTMLDMNKMIQSIIGSMQYSKELIEDNYSYSIKEDHLLRECTQLNENVRILLNENRRLLVEQAGYKCPVGKKRGSLRRPARTSVSQVPRNSSVK, from the exons ATGGAGCAGGAGCAGTGGCTAATTGCTGAACTCTTCAAAACTTGGA GGGCTGCTGGTGTACCACCATCATCCCCAACACTCCTGTTCAGAAGATGGGTGGGGAAAGTGGAAAGTCTAATCAGTCAGCCGATGACCAGTGGGAAAAATGAGCTACAAGATCACCTGATCTTCATCAGTGAGAAAGCTTTGCACAAGAG gctatttcagaaagagaatggcgatgaaggagagaccagaccaacagagaaggaagagggaatcctttctcatgaaaaaggaagaaggaaatcattctggagaaggcaca ggtctgctagaaatacttcaacccaaaattccaaaatgactaagaagagatcaaaaataaatgaactagaagaactgaaattggatatgaggaagatcagcaatgacatggaggaaatgtgtggaatcctgaacctttacatgtatgaggatttgaactacag gatgaacactgaattcaacatcattaaatcacaacatgagaagacaatgttggatatgaataaaatgatccagtccataattggttccatgcagtactccaaggaactgatagaagataactattcctacag cattaaggaggaccacctcctccgtgagtgcactcaactcAACGAAAACgtaaggatattactgaatgagaacagaaggctgctggtggagcaggctggctataagtgtcctgtggggaagaaaagaggttctctgaggaggccagcaagaacatctgtgtcccaagtgccaaggaacagcag
- the Gm10406 gene encoding alpha7-takusan isoform X5, translating into MHPGPPAGRGRWGRGRRREKKGGGRRQRQERGGVADSGAMGGSKGSRSQALPTAPWSCTHAAAEVVVEEGTRAGGGGGANASEARERCVPGLCRSAGVGRQDGAAARAPRAWIPEPSLGGNGAAGVPPSSPTLLFRRWVGKVESLISQPMTSGKNELQDHLIFISEKALHKRVC; encoded by the exons ATGCATCCTGGGCCGCCGGCCGGGAGGGGTCGCTGGGGAAGGGGCAGACGGCGGGAGAAAAAAGGAGGGggtcggaggcagagacaggagaggggtggggtggcggATTCTGGGGCCATGGGAGGCAGCAAAGGCTCGAGGAGCCAAGCGCTCCCCACCGCGCCATGGAGCTGCACTCATGCTGCtgcggaggtggtggtggaggaagggacccgcgcggggggcggggggggggcgaaCGCGTCGGAAGCCAGAGAGCGCTGTGTCCCTGGGCTCTGTCGGTCAGCGGGCGTAGGCCGGCAGGATGGAGCCGCAGCACGTGCGCCCCGTGCTTGGATCCcagagcccagcctgggaggaaATG GGGCTGCTGGTGTACCACCATCATCCCCAACACTCCTGTTCAGAAGATGGGTGGGGAAAGTGGAAAGTCTAATCAGTCAGCCGATGACCAGTGGGAAAAATGAGCTACAAGATCACCTGATCTTCATCAGTGAGAAAGCTTTGCACAAGAG ggtctgctag
- the Gm10406 gene encoding alpha7-takusan isoform X6, whose product MHPGPPAGRGRWGRGRRREKKGGGRRQRQERGGVADSGAMGGSKGSRSQALPTAPWSCTHAAAEVVVEEGTRAGGGGGANASEARERCVPGLCRSAGVGRQDGAAARAPRAWIPEPSLGGNGAAGVPPSSPTLLFRRWVGKVESLISQPMTSGKNELQDHLIFISEKALHKST is encoded by the exons ATGCATCCTGGGCCGCCGGCCGGGAGGGGTCGCTGGGGAAGGGGCAGACGGCGGGAGAAAAAAGGAGGGggtcggaggcagagacaggagaggggtggggtggcggATTCTGGGGCCATGGGAGGCAGCAAAGGCTCGAGGAGCCAAGCGCTCCCCACCGCGCCATGGAGCTGCACTCATGCTGCtgcggaggtggtggtggaggaagggacccgcgcggggggcggggggggggcgaaCGCGTCGGAAGCCAGAGAGCGCTGTGTCCCTGGGCTCTGTCGGTCAGCGGGCGTAGGCCGGCAGGATGGAGCCGCAGCACGTGCGCCCCGTGCTTGGATCCcagagcccagcctgggaggaaATG GGGCTGCTGGTGTACCACCATCATCCCCAACACTCCTGTTCAGAAGATGGGTGGGGAAAGTGGAAAGTCTAATCAGTCAGCCGATGACCAGTGGGAAAAATGAGCTACAAGATCACCTGATCTTCATCAGTGAGAAAGCTTTGCACAAGAG cacatga
- the Gm10406 gene encoding alpha7-takusan isoform X3 has translation MHPGPPAGRGRWGRGRRREKKGGGRRQRQERGGVADSGAMGGSKGSRSQALPTAPWSCTHAAAEVVVEEGTRAGGGGGANASEARERCVPGLCRSAGVGRQDGAAARAPRAWIPEPSLGGNGAAGVPPSSPTLLFRRWVGKVESLISQPMTSGKNELQDHLIFISEKALHKSILMGFGLMEIYSQE, from the exons ATGCATCCTGGGCCGCCGGCCGGGAGGGGTCGCTGGGGAAGGGGCAGACGGCGGGAGAAAAAAGGAGGGggtcggaggcagagacaggagaggggtggggtggcggATTCTGGGGCCATGGGAGGCAGCAAAGGCTCGAGGAGCCAAGCGCTCCCCACCGCGCCATGGAGCTGCACTCATGCTGCtgcggaggtggtggtggaggaagggacccgcgcggggggcggggggggggcgaaCGCGTCGGAAGCCAGAGAGCGCTGTGTCCCTGGGCTCTGTCGGTCAGCGGGCGTAGGCCGGCAGGATGGAGCCGCAGCACGTGCGCCCCGTGCTTGGATCCcagagcccagcctgggaggaaATG GGGCTGCTGGTGTACCACCATCATCCCCAACACTCCTGTTCAGAAGATGGGTGGGGAAAGTGGAAAGTCTAATCAGTCAGCCGATGACCAGTGGGAAAAATGAGCTACAAGATCACCTGATCTTCATCAGTGAGAAAGCTTTGCACAAGAG TATACTGATGGGATTCGGTTTGATGGAAATATACTCtcaagaataa
- the Gm10406 gene encoding alpha7-takusan isoform X4, whose protein sequence is MHPGPPAGRGRWGRGRRREKKGGGRRQRQERGGVADSGAMGGSKGSRSQALPTAPWSCTHAAAEVVVEEGTRAGGGGGANASEARERCVPGLCRSAGVGRQDGAAARAPRAWIPEPSLGGNGAAGVPPSSPTLLFRRWVGKVESLISQPMTSGKNELQDHLIFISEKALHKRFCCYVIKNSSR, encoded by the exons ATGCATCCTGGGCCGCCGGCCGGGAGGGGTCGCTGGGGAAGGGGCAGACGGCGGGAGAAAAAAGGAGGGggtcggaggcagagacaggagaggggtggggtggcggATTCTGGGGCCATGGGAGGCAGCAAAGGCTCGAGGAGCCAAGCGCTCCCCACCGCGCCATGGAGCTGCACTCATGCTGCtgcggaggtggtggtggaggaagggacccgcgcggggggcggggggggggcgaaCGCGTCGGAAGCCAGAGAGCGCTGTGTCCCTGGGCTCTGTCGGTCAGCGGGCGTAGGCCGGCAGGATGGAGCCGCAGCACGTGCGCCCCGTGCTTGGATCCcagagcccagcctgggaggaaATG GGGCTGCTGGTGTACCACCATCATCCCCAACACTCCTGTTCAGAAGATGGGTGGGGAAAGTGGAAAGTCTAATCAGTCAGCCGATGACCAGTGGGAAAAATGAGCTACAAGATCACCTGATCTTCATCAGTGAGAAAGCTTTGCACAAGAG gttctgttgttatgttataaagaactcaagtagataa
- the Gm10406 gene encoding alpha7-takusan isoform X7: protein MHPGPPAGRGRWGRGRRREKKGGGRRQRQERGGVADSGAMGGSKGSRSQALPTAPWSCTHAAAEVVVEEGTRAGGGGGANASEARERCVPGLCRSAGVGRQDGAAARAPRAWIPEPSLGGNGAAGVPPSSPTLLFRRWVGKVESLISQPMTSGKNELQDHLIFISEKALHKR from the exons ATGCATCCTGGGCCGCCGGCCGGGAGGGGTCGCTGGGGAAGGGGCAGACGGCGGGAGAAAAAAGGAGGGggtcggaggcagagacaggagaggggtggggtggcggATTCTGGGGCCATGGGAGGCAGCAAAGGCTCGAGGAGCCAAGCGCTCCCCACCGCGCCATGGAGCTGCACTCATGCTGCtgcggaggtggtggtggaggaagggacccgcgcggggggcggggggggggcgaaCGCGTCGGAAGCCAGAGAGCGCTGTGTCCCTGGGCTCTGTCGGTCAGCGGGCGTAGGCCGGCAGGATGGAGCCGCAGCACGTGCGCCCCGTGCTTGGATCCcagagcccagcctgggaggaaATG GGGCTGCTGGTGTACCACCATCATCCCCAACACTCCTGTTCAGAAGATGGGTGGGGAAAGTGGAAAGTCTAATCAGTCAGCCGATGACCAGTGGGAAAAATGAGCTACAAGATCACCTGATCTTCATCAGTGAGAAAGCTTTGCACAAGAG atga
- the Gm10406 gene encoding alpha7-takusan isoform X2, whose protein sequence is MHPGPPAGRGRWGRGRRREKKGGGRRQRQERGGVADSGAMGGSKGSRSQALPTAPWSCTHAAAEVVVEEGTRAGGGGGANASEARERCVPGLCRSAGVGRQDGAAARAPRAWIPEPSLGGNGAAGVPPSSPTLLFRRWVGKVESLISQPMTSGKNELQDHLIFISEKALHKRIVWSKGYSTAEQKDLVMQKKNKQ, encoded by the exons ATGCATCCTGGGCCGCCGGCCGGGAGGGGTCGCTGGGGAAGGGGCAGACGGCGGGAGAAAAAAGGAGGGggtcggaggcagagacaggagaggggtggggtggcggATTCTGGGGCCATGGGAGGCAGCAAAGGCTCGAGGAGCCAAGCGCTCCCCACCGCGCCATGGAGCTGCACTCATGCTGCtgcggaggtggtggtggaggaagggacccgcgcggggggcggggggggggcgaaCGCGTCGGAAGCCAGAGAGCGCTGTGTCCCTGGGCTCTGTCGGTCAGCGGGCGTAGGCCGGCAGGATGGAGCCGCAGCACGTGCGCCCCGTGCTTGGATCCcagagcccagcctgggaggaaATG GGGCTGCTGGTGTACCACCATCATCCCCAACACTCCTGTTCAGAAGATGGGTGGGGAAAGTGGAAAGTCTAATCAGTCAGCCGATGACCAGTGGGAAAAATGAGCTACAAGATCACCTGATCTTCATCAGTGAGAAAGCTTTGCACAAGAG GATAGTCTGGAGCAAAGGCTATAGTACTGCTGAGCAGAAGGACCTGGTCATGCAGAAGAAgaacaagcaataa